From the Ctenopharyngodon idella isolate HZGC_01 chromosome 3, HZGC01, whole genome shotgun sequence genome, one window contains:
- the abi3a gene encoding ABI family, member 3a isoform X2: MKDQNYSEEIAKILEEAPSARKALLDNYNNLHDVAKYCENNYLQSGNDTSKALEETKAFTAQSLASVAYQISSLATNVLKLLDAQTLQLRKIESSVNQIGQTVDMHREKVARREIGAFTVAKRVSRSHKIIPPTKNKEAKIKYSRTPISFSSLDSVGHGVKDSGQPQLKTATMTRSSSTLSRGGRPPEPVQCPVAPTLSHGASLTSLNDKSIASSFGKAVPPPVVPSWPTSPDSDIISTLLDEAPPPPPPLMEAEGEEDHGQKTGPPPPPSPPPPPPLDCTNIPPPPPMPASISTSDPSSLMTMPPPPPPAPPLETVAEENGFPLPEALCDMPPPPAPDGLDLPTPPPPPGDENYDDLEIPAPPPSPPVDDFDNYEEMPPLPPPIDYDISAPADYLEKVVALYNFNTGKPGDLVFQEGDIIYLTCRNDDGWCEGVLNGVKGYFPGNYVESTA, encoded by the exons ATGAAGGATCAAAACTACAGCGAAGAAATTGCTAAAATACTGGAGGAGGCTCCCTCTGCTCGCAAAGCACTTTTAGACAACTACAACAATTTACACGATGTAGCGAAGTATTGCGAGAACAACTACCTGCAG TCTGGAAATGACACCAGCAAAGCTCTGGAGGAGACCAAGGCCTTCACTGCTCAGTCTTTGGCTAGTGTGGCCTATCAGATCAGCTCTCTGGCCACCAATGTGCTCAAGCTTCTGGATGCACAGACCCTGCAGCTCCGCAAGATAGAGTCCTCCGTCAACCAGATTGGACAG ACAGTGGACATGCACAGGGAGAAGGTGGCCCGCAGAGAGATTGGCGCTTTCACGGTTGCCAAGAGGGTTTCACGCAGTCATAAGATTATCCCCCCGACAAAAAATAAAGAAGCCAAGATCAAGTACTCCCGCACACCCATCTCTTTCTCCAGCCTGGACTCTGTTGGCCATGGTGTGAag GATTCTGGCCAGCCGCAGTTAAAAACAGCTACCATGACGCGGAGCAGCAGCACGCTGAG TCGAGGCGGCCGCCCTCCAGAGCCTGTCCAGTGTCCCGTGGCGCCCACTCTGTCTCATGGAGCGTCCCTCACCTCACTTAATGACAAGTCTATTGC TTCGAGCTTTGGTAAAGCCGTGCCGCCCCCTGTAGTGCCCAGCTGGCCCACCAGCCCTGATAGTGACATCATCAGCACACTGCTGGATGAAGCGCCACCCCCTCCACCCCCACTGATGGAGGCAGAGGGTGAAGAGGATCATGGGCAGAAAACCGGTCCACCTCCACCTCCATCTCCACCTCCACCTCCTCCCCTTGACTGCACCAACATCCCGCCACCTCCTCCCATGCCTGCTTCAATCAGTACATCTGATCCCAGCAGCCTAATGACCATGccacctcctcctccaccaGCTCCACCTCTTGAAACAG TGGCCGAGGAGAATGGATTTCCTCTACCAGAAGCACTCTGTGACATGCCTCCTCCACCAGCCCCTGATGGCCTTGATCTTCCAACCCCACCGCCTCCGCCTGGCGATGAGAACTATGATG ACCTTGAGATTCCAGCACCGCCCCCATCACCACCAGTAGATGACTTTGACAACTATGAGGAAATGCCCCCTTTACCTCCCCCTATTGATTATGACATATCTGCACCAGCTGACTATTTGGAGAAAG TGGTGGCACTATATAACTTCAACACAGGCAAGCCAGGTGACCTGGTCTTTCAGGAGGGGGACATCATCTACCTCACCTGCAGGAATGATGATGGCTGGTGCGAGGGCGTTCTGAATGGAGTAAAGGGTTATTTTCCTGGCAACTATGTGGAGTCCACCGCTTAA
- the LOC127508567 gene encoding Ig-like V-type domain-containing protein FAM187A, which produces MLKEVLVICFSAIFPLLLSAYEAPEDKEDIFASRPCPAFLVFDTAAFIADMTIELPCHCKPEETYSVVWYYQKQIGSMNTKVLTDFEGTTVVESSKVGRGSDLYNRFSIRLFSLLIFRVQKADSGHYICGTASGEFFYGYDVDVQEVRQVLFPWNVKQRTQVQEAEPVRMKTEMFQVFTSYWSWSKCDRCDIQGEQTRVGLCYVKSIYLHVRYQHESGAAASCGSSAVPQQFGLSGSGYGAELEVRNCHTSCTPKPTTSPERQALLKFLEYDDRGVTIHFHNHPTDSDLVLTCPGAKPQYTVAWDKGSAPLYRSQYMEGLNKTSRIFIDTGHHLHFRPVRLEDKGSYFCWLQGELAAEIRLGVYLRLGRLRQISDPESLYALQVILACYIGITAMFLLTVLVRFIWQISKEDTFADINRT; this is translated from the coding sequence ATGTTAAAAGAAGTGCTGGTCATTTGTTTTTCAGCCATCTTCCCATTGTTACTTTCAGCCTATGAGGCTCCTGAGGATAAGGAGGACATTTTTGCCAGCAGGCCCTGTCCTGCATTTCTTGTCTTTGACACCGCTGCCTTCATAGCCGACATGACCATTGAACTTCCTTGTCACTGCAAACCAGAGGAGACTTATTCAGTGGTATGGTACTATCAAAAACAAATTGGCTCCATGAACACCAAGGTCCTCACGGACTTTGAAGGCACAACGGTGGTGGAATCATCCAAAGTTGGCAGAGGGTCAGATCTGTACAATCGCTTTTCCATCCGTTTGTTCAGCCTTCTCATCTTCAGGGTCCAGAAAGCTGACTCAGGGCACTATATCTGTGGCACGGCCTCTGGTGAATTCTTCTACGGCTACGACGTTGATGTCCAGGAGGTCCGTCAAGTTTTATTTCCCTGGAACGTCAAACAGAGAACTCAAGTACAAGAAGCAGAGCCCGTCAGAATGAAAACGGAAATGTTTCAAGTGTTCACCAGCTACTGGTCATGGTCTAAATGTGACCGCTGTGACATCCAGGGGGAGCAGACGCGTGTGGGACTTTGTTATGTCAAAAGCATTTACCTCCATGTACGTTATCAGCATGAATCGGGTGCAGCGGCTTCCTGTGGTTCCTCAGCCGTTCCCCAACAGTTTGGACTTTCAGGCAGTGGCTACGGTGCCGAGCTTGAGGTGAGGAACTGCCACACCAGCTGTACTCCGAAACCTACAACATCTCCAGAGAGACAAGCTCTGCTGAAGTTCCTCGAGTATGATGATCGAGGTGTCACCATCCACTTCCACAACCACCCCACAGACTCTGATCTGGTCTTGACCTGTCCTGGCGCCAAACCACAGTACACTGTGGCCTGGGATAAAGGCTCAGCACCTCTTTATCGCTCACAGTATATGGAGGGTTTGAATAAGACGTCTCGCATCTTCATTGACACCGGTCACCACCTGCACTTCAGGCCTGTGCGTCTGGAAGATAAAGGCTCCTATTTCTGCTGGCTCCAAGGCGAGCTGGCTGCAGAGATCAGACTGGGGGTGTATCTGCGCTTGGGACGTTTGCGTCAAATCTCTGACCCGGAGTCTCTCTATGCACTACAAGTTATACTTGCTTGCTACATTGGCATTACAGCTATGTTTCTCTTGACTGTCTTAGTCAGATTTATTTGGCAGATAAGCAAGGAAGATACATTTGCAGATATTAACAGAACTTGA
- the abi3a gene encoding ABI family, member 3a isoform X1: MKDQNYSEEIAKILEEAPSARKALLDNYNNLHDVAKYCENNYLQSGNDTSKALEETKAFTAQSLASVAYQISSLATNVLKLLDAQTLQLRKIESSVNQIGQTVDMHREKVARREIGAFTVAKRVSRSHKIIPPTKNKEAKIKYSRTPISFSSLDSVGHGVKDSGQPQLKTATMTRSSSTLSRGGRPPEPVQCPVAPTLSHGASLTSLNDKSIASSFGKAVPPPVVPSWPTSPDSDIISTLLDEAPPPPPPLMEAEGEEDHGQKTGPPPPPSPPPPPPLDCTNIPPPPPMPASISTSDPSSLMTMPPPPPPAPPLETVAEENGFPLPEALCDMPPPPAPDGLDLPTPPPPPGDENYDALRSRRSRVRRHPPSSRSLSLRVRMGPSARSLYTRSLFLPSAQSLMIPPPPPYPPPLAPPASFSPLCRIPARLAHLDLEIPAPPPSPPVDDFDNYEEMPPLPPPIDYDISAPADYLEKVVALYNFNTGKPGDLVFQEGDIIYLTCRNDDGWCEGVLNGVKGYFPGNYVESTA; the protein is encoded by the exons ATGAAGGATCAAAACTACAGCGAAGAAATTGCTAAAATACTGGAGGAGGCTCCCTCTGCTCGCAAAGCACTTTTAGACAACTACAACAATTTACACGATGTAGCGAAGTATTGCGAGAACAACTACCTGCAG TCTGGAAATGACACCAGCAAAGCTCTGGAGGAGACCAAGGCCTTCACTGCTCAGTCTTTGGCTAGTGTGGCCTATCAGATCAGCTCTCTGGCCACCAATGTGCTCAAGCTTCTGGATGCACAGACCCTGCAGCTCCGCAAGATAGAGTCCTCCGTCAACCAGATTGGACAG ACAGTGGACATGCACAGGGAGAAGGTGGCCCGCAGAGAGATTGGCGCTTTCACGGTTGCCAAGAGGGTTTCACGCAGTCATAAGATTATCCCCCCGACAAAAAATAAAGAAGCCAAGATCAAGTACTCCCGCACACCCATCTCTTTCTCCAGCCTGGACTCTGTTGGCCATGGTGTGAag GATTCTGGCCAGCCGCAGTTAAAAACAGCTACCATGACGCGGAGCAGCAGCACGCTGAG TCGAGGCGGCCGCCCTCCAGAGCCTGTCCAGTGTCCCGTGGCGCCCACTCTGTCTCATGGAGCGTCCCTCACCTCACTTAATGACAAGTCTATTGC TTCGAGCTTTGGTAAAGCCGTGCCGCCCCCTGTAGTGCCCAGCTGGCCCACCAGCCCTGATAGTGACATCATCAGCACACTGCTGGATGAAGCGCCACCCCCTCCACCCCCACTGATGGAGGCAGAGGGTGAAGAGGATCATGGGCAGAAAACCGGTCCACCTCCACCTCCATCTCCACCTCCACCTCCTCCCCTTGACTGCACCAACATCCCGCCACCTCCTCCCATGCCTGCTTCAATCAGTACATCTGATCCCAGCAGCCTAATGACCATGccacctcctcctccaccaGCTCCACCTCTTGAAACAG TGGCCGAGGAGAATGGATTTCCTCTACCAGAAGCACTCTGTGACATGCCTCCTCCACCAGCCCCTGATGGCCTTGATCTTCCAACCCCACCGCCTCCGCCTGGCGATGAGAACTATGATG CTCTGCGTTCTCGCCGGTCACGAGTGCGACGTCATCCTCCtagctctcgctctctctctctgagggTCCGCATGGGCCCCAGCGCTCGCTCGCTGTACACACGCTCGCTTTTTCTGCCCTCTGCTCAATCAC TCATGATACCCCCACCCCCTCCATACCCGCCTCCTCTGGCTCCGCCCGCTTCATTCAGCCCATTGTGCAGGATCCCTGCTCGCCTAGCGCACCTGG ACCTTGAGATTCCAGCACCGCCCCCATCACCACCAGTAGATGACTTTGACAACTATGAGGAAATGCCCCCTTTACCTCCCCCTATTGATTATGACATATCTGCACCAGCTGACTATTTGGAGAAAG TGGTGGCACTATATAACTTCAACACAGGCAAGCCAGGTGACCTGGTCTTTCAGGAGGGGGACATCATCTACCTCACCTGCAGGAATGATGATGGCTGGTGCGAGGGCGTTCTGAATGGAGTAAAGGGTTATTTTCCTGGCAACTATGTGGAGTCCACCGCTTAA
- the si:dkey-283b1.7 gene encoding brorin: protein MRSLALCFSFALQCFVLQSASEYSSKSELEYEFGDYRGKFCMDDQGFVYGIGEVYYPSSTACPCTCTEDGPVCVKPKCPRIHPRCTRIKYKSCCPVCEAVSKVCVYGGKTYRVLEEFRLSPCERCRCEVNREVYCTISGCPALHCVNPVYEPNHCCPVCKSGPNCFAGNRVISAGERVEIDEQTVCFCTYQDGTWQTHPHATCEERQQTDNEATDSDNTSKQMEEQEKEKERVFSPRLDAIP from the exons ATGCGATCTCTCGCCCTGTGCTTCTCGTTTGCACTCCAGTGCTTCGTTCTCCAAAGCGCATCAGAGTACTCTTCAAAATCCGAGCTGGAATACGAATTTGGTGACTATCGTGGCAAGTTCTGTATGGACGATCAAGGTTTTGTTTATGGCATCGGAGAAGTTTATTATCCGAGCTCCACAGCGTGTCCCTGCACCTGCACAGAAGATGGACCCGTGTGTGTCAAACCCAAGTGCCCGCGGATACACCCGAGATGCACGCGCATCAAATACAAGTCGTGCTGTCCCGTGTGTGAAGCCGTCAGTAAAGTTTGCGTGTATGGAGGAAAAACTTACAGAGTGCTGGAGGAATTCAGG TTGTCACCCTGTGAGCGTTGCCGGTGTGAAGTCAACAGAGAAGTTTACTGCACCATATCCGGCTGTCCTGCCTTACATTGTGTAAATCCTGTATACGAACCCAACCATTGCTGTCCTGTGTGCAAAAGCG GGCCAAACTGCTTTGCTGGAAATCGCGTGATCTCAGCTGGAGAACGTGTTGAGATTGATGAGCAGACGGTGTGTTTCTGCACCTACCAGGATGGAACGTGGCAGACGCACCCTCACGCTACCTGTGAGGAGCGCCAGCAAACAGACAATGAAGCCACTGACTCCGACAACACATCCAAACAGATGGAGGAGCaggagaaggagaaagagagagtgttcTCGCCCAGGCTGGATGCCATCCCATGA
- the ccdc103 gene encoding coiled-coil domain-containing protein 103, whose translation MARAGMEKSDIINFSCLEKELQAALEADRKYQRENDAKFRALNQNVASYEEFRDIVLASHLKPLDKKDISGAARKQPWNPIAFGTKHESASTEEVQPWVSEIQPRSASEFIRDWRRFAGNSFEKYSLLVSLGGKALQEIFSTEVGFGLLGEFFLILSQCLKSGDEEKVIGVLDGLSRTGRFGLNQSLLSQAEQKACEELFHKLQVAGGEYHTSKDDSSDTSMVCEASLTHVEEDETDITIKLESHLPIVTFSL comes from the exons ATGGCAAGAGCAGGTATGGAGAAATCTGATATAATAAATTTCAGCTGTCTTGAAAAAGAGCTACAAGCGGCGCTGGAAGCGGATAGGAAATATCAGAGGGAAAATGATGCCAAATTTCGTGCTTTGAACCAAAATGTCGCCAGCTATGAAGAATTCAG AGACATAGTACTTGCATCTCACTTAAAGCCTCTTGATAAAAAGGACATCTCTGGTGCAGCAAGAAAGCAGCCGTGGAATCCAATTGCTTTTGGGACAAAGCATGAAAGTGCTTCAACTGAAGAGGTCCAG CCTTGGGTATCTGAGATTCAGCCAAGAAGTGCATCAGAATTCATCCGTGACTGGCGCAGGTTTGCAGGGAACTCGTTTGAAAAGTACAGTCTCCTTGTGAGTCTGGGAGGCAAGGCTCTGCAGGAAATCTTCAGCACTGAGGTTGGCTTCGGTCTTCTAGGCGAGTTCTTTCTGATTCTGTCACAGTGTCTTAAGTCAGGGGATGAGGAAAAAGTGATTGGAGTGCTGGACGGCCTTTCCAGAACTGGCCGCTTTGGCCTCAACCAGTCTCTTCTTAGTCAGGCAGAACAAAAAGCCTGTGAggagcttttccacaagctacAAGTTGCAGGAGGAGAATATCATACTTCTAAAGATGATTCTTCTGACACTTCAATGGTTTGTGAGGCCAGTCTGACCCATGTGGAGGAAGATGAGACCGACATTACAATAAAACTTGAAAG CCATCTTCCCATTGTTACTTTCAGCCTATGA
- the rpl23 gene encoding 60S ribosomal protein L23 — translation MSKRGRGGSSGAKFRISLGLPVGAVINCADNTGAKNLYIISVKGIKGRLNRLPAAGVGDMVMATVKKGKPELRKKVHPAVVIRQRKSYRRKDGVFLYFEDNAGVIVNNKGEMKGSAITGPVAKECADLWPRIASNAGSIA, via the exons ATGTCTAAGAGAG GACGTGGTGGGTCATCGGGAGCCAAGTTCCGTATTTCACTGGGTCTCCCAGTGGGAGCGGTCATCAACTGCGCTGACAACACAG GTGCCAAGAACCTGTACATCATATCCGTCAAAGGCATCAAGGGTCGTCTGAACAGGCTCCCTGCCGCTGGTGTGGGCGACATGGTTATGGCCACAGTGAAGAAAGGCAAGCCAGAGCTCAGGAAAAAGG TGCATCCTGCGGTGGTGATACGACAGCGGAAGTCGTATCGGCGAAAAGATGGCGTGTTTCTTTACTTCGAAGACAATGCAGGGGTCATAGTAAATAACAAAGGAGAAATGAAAG gatcAGCCATCACAGGACCCGTAGCCAAGGAATGCGCAGACCTGTGGCCCAGGATTGCTTCCAATGCTGGTAGCATTGCCTGA